The genomic segment CTTTACCGTTTTCGTAAAATAAACCAAATTCTAATAAACTAAAGTAGAGGGACTGACATCTCAATTTTCTTAAAGTAGAAAAGTTGAAGGATGATAGTCATAATTATACCTTCTTTGGCAGTTTACCTTCATAATTCACGTGACCTACAAAACTCAGAAGCATGTATTTTTCATACGTAATGTACGTACCTTGGGTGTAATTATAACATGGTTCTCAAACAATGATTCACATTCTAAATTAGTCCTCGAACTTTgaaatattctaattaaattctgAAAACATCATATCATTATATCAATTAAGTGAACAAATCGACACGTCACCATCAAAGGATCCGACAGGAACTTGACCGTCTCGATTAACACATGAGGTCTCAATATAATGCTcaaatggtttttttttcatcAGGAACAACACTTAGATCGAGAGCAGACCTAGAGGATCGCCAATTTTTTGAGGCACCACTGCTCGGTCGACCCTCTATCGTACCAGGTGCTCAACAAGCTCAAATATTATGTTCTAGTACCCacataataaattcaaaatattacCAAACAAATAAACTAAGAAATAGATTAAAACCGACCGACtatactaaaattcacatatgtCAACAATATATGACAGGATCGAAAATCTATATGTATAATAACGATCTCCAAGAATACTTATCTTTAGTGTAAAAGGACGTGTGTAATATATGTAATATACGGCTATGTGGTTTTTTTCTTTGCCAAACACATCATTCATAAAATACGAGGActaaatttcaataaattaaagggACTGACTTACTTAATATTGATAAAGTAAAGGGATGGAATTTAAAATTAAACCTCTTTCTTGGCAATTTAGGGCAATGTTCTTGTGACCTTTATAGCTCACGTGACCTTCAAAACTCAGAAGCATGTATCACATGGGGTAGCCGCGAATTATCAACCTCCATTAGTTTTAAAATTAGGGTTAATTTCGTAAGACATCCTCAaattatggttaaaattttaaattagttcccaaaatttattttaatcgaACAAATTTAAAACACGTGAATCAAATTATAAACACGTATGTATTTATTGCAGATACAATTTAAATTTGATGTATTGATAACCCTCATGAATTTTGTTGGCATTTTCTGTTCTTTTTAACATGTCAAATCCAAACATTCATGCGAATAGGTTTATacgtatttataatttgatccacgTAATTCAAATATGCTTCATGTCAAGTCCGGATTGGCATTTAACAACTAAATTGATAGAAGAATCTAATTGATACAATACCGATACTTTGAGAACTCAAATATAATGATTTAAAGTTTAGAAACCAATTTAAAATccaaataaatttttaagaatattaggtgaaattaaccctaaaaatgagTGTCAAAAAGCTTGATATTCTAGTCTATTTGCAAAATTTTCTGCATGAGTTCCAAGTTCTTTTGTGGAAAAAAAGTGTCttataattaaggttaattactTTTGAAGTATAAGGACAAATAGTTAAATAATGAAGAGGGGAATTTTTAAAGTAagtggactaaaatggtaaataataACACCAACTAGGACCACAGCAAGTAGGCTTTGTTTATGAAAGTCCTAAAAGTTGTTGTTTTTAGCTAAATAACAAAGCAACTTGTTGGGTGTTTCTGCCttctttttattgaaaaattttcaaattttaaggcATGACCGTTGCCCTATTCTTCTATTACAAGCCGAGGGATTTCTTTTTTccgattaaattttttaaagtcgattttGGTTTCTTTTAATAACTTCATTTTTAAGGTTTAAAGTTATGTTACTACTTTATACTATGTACTTATTGAAAAAAGTCAGactacattttattcatttactaaattaattgtTTTACGTCAGATCAAAGAATAAATCAgtctttttttgttaaaaaattcatctaaTTCTATCGTTAAAAATCGACATTACTGTAAGGGTAACTAGACAATTCCATGTGGCGTGCCACATATACGTTATTCTGCCATACaatgaccaatttttaacaataaaaatgaatgaaatttttaacggAAAAGACTAATCTTAATATAtattggaaaaaaatatttaaaaaaacttttaatgtTGAACTTTGGGATATCTTGGGTGAAGTAATTCTTTTACACATACGAGGGAGTGATAGGACGTTGATCCAATCTGATAGTCTAAAGGTGGTTAAAGCAAATTTAGGAAGGGGCTTCAGATATTTCGAATTCCGCTTTGATCAGGAGGATCATTTAGGCTTTACAACATATAAGACATGCCATAAGGGAGAGAAATTTAGTTGCAGACTGTTTAGCTAATATGATATCTGATAGGGAAGTTGATGAGTGAGTAAACTCCTACATAACTTTTAGAAATTTTACGATCTGATAGAGCTAGTGACTTTTGTGGTCTgagtaatttaaattattattttttgtttttataaaaagaaaatgacaATTATTACTGCTCTTAATTAAACCTATTTAAAGAGTAGGgtttttaaaaacatattttctaTCGATTTCAcctaaatatatttattcaatagtagaaatttctattaaaatttaatgataacTTATGTATAAACATTATTATAGAATAATTTTGTGGGTCCATGAAATTTAATGatactaactttaattttttctatttttaaatttgtatgatTTTATAAGAAGTTGCTGGTAAACTATTTTTAGGATCGGATTGGTTAAAGCAGGGGTTCtacctaaaatagaaaattatgcTTCTAGCCCATGATGTTTTATAACATTGAAGtatataaatgtcaaatttataatttgaccctaaaaagttaaaattttgatttactcTTTCTAAAAACTACTTCAATTATTTAtgttaatacaataataaaattgcGTTTGaactcttataaaaatatataatttacttaatctcgacccatttttttttttttgacttggCTCCAAGGATGAATTTGAATTCACCAACAAGAACTTTTGAGTtgggaattaaaattaaaaaaaaaaactaaatttcacaTCAAAATGCATAAACTCCATAAGAGAGATTAACCAAGCTTAGTACtgcaaaataataaaactaaaatccAAAAGTAAAAAAAGATTATACCATTTTTGCCTACCAGTTCTTTCATCTAAGCTGTCATGGCTTCCCAAAACCTTTTTAGTTTTCCGATAATGCCATTCGCCGGCTTTCCGTCTCCGTCATCCTCCAACTTCTCCGGCAAGTTCTTCAACGAAGCACCAATGCGATTAAAAGCTTTATAAAGCTCAGGGTAAAGCTCATTCATGGAATCCTTAAATTTCTTCGACACATTAACTTTCTTCTTCTTCGACCCAACCGGAGCATCACCGTCGAATAACCCGATCCGAACCCGGCCGTTCCGATAAGCAACACAAGCTTTCAATATAACACTCGCATGGTCTCTAAAATGCGCGGCGATAAAACACTCGAAATTCCTCGCCGGTTTTTTCATCAAATACAGCATCGTTTTACAAGACAAAGCGAAAACATCGGCGTTGTAAGATTCCCAAGACCACGCCGGTTTAATCCCCGGTTCATTGTAATACGGTTTCTCGTTAAGAACCAGTCCTTGTAAAGAAAGCAAGACTTGTAAAATCGTCGATTCATCGGGACACCACCGTTCAGTCCCTTTACCGCCCCAAGTGTTCAATAAGCTTAAACAAACGTACCCACTATTGTACAAATTAGGGTTTAATCTCAAACCAAAAGAACGGTAATACACTTTGGGTGGATTGTTGGGGTAATCGGAAGGGAACTGTAAATCGAAGAAGAAAAGCCCATTGTGATACGGTGTTTTTGAAGCTCCAATAATGGCGGCTCTTAAAAGATCAATCCTCCCTTCATAAACCCTAATGAAAATTGATGGTGGTAAGTTTTTTTCTAAGATTTCCCATTCTTTCATGATCCTTTTCATGGTGTTCCTGTTATTGATCATCATCGTTCCATGGCTGTTGCTCTTTTGGTTCGGCTTGGattgatgataataataatgatctGAATAATCAACAACGCAATCGAATTGCTTGAACTTATTAACACCAACTTGCTCGTGCCCTGCAATTATGAACATGAAGAACATGCATACGATTTTAACCAAATTTTCTTCATAAAGAAAAGCCCTGagttttaagagtggaatgagtTGAAAGAGGTACCTAAAGCCATTTAGTTTTCAATGGCGTCAATGGCAACGACAGCGGCAGCGGCAGCGGCAGCGGCAGCGGCAGCGGCAGAGTGATACAGAGAGGTAAGAGTGAAGATAATAACTCAAAATCTCTCTTTCATGactgaaaaaagaaaataattttttttcaataggTTAAGTTTAGGGTTTTCAAGAGTTTTAATAGAAGTTAATTTCTATGATtagatataattattatttttatatatatggaaTTTAAAGTAGATAtgaaaattggaaaattgaaaaaaaaaattgtgtttatggttattatttgatatttgggTAATCTGCACGCAAGATGATTAAACtattataaatttatgttttagaaactcaatttaaaaaagttacaaaatagtcactgatttattttaatgttttcatttaagtcattggactATTAAAATAATTGTTGTATAGCCTTATTTCTTAGGATTGTTTGCACCAAACGAAAGCTCTCCTTTCGCTTCTTTCCTACTGTTcagttttttttcataaaacaactttgaaAGTAATGAGTCTAcaaactaaaattcaaacaacttttttcAATATCCAAAACTGAAAGTTAGATCGAATTCAATCTAAAGTATGTTTTTCTACTAGCCGATAAGTGTTGGTCTACCATATTGATCATTAAATCATCGTTTAGAGCTCGCTAGTTGGaccttttaaaaaaacttaatatactaatgacttaaataaaaacttttagatagttcaataacttaaatgaataTTTCCAAATAATATTCAGTGATCATTTTgaagttaaatgaccaaaaatataaatttactaataatttaatgaactAAGATATAATTTACCCTTCAATTTTATGTCAAAATTTACTAGTAttttaataatacaaaatataaaactTACCATTATAAAATAAATCATCATTTTTAGGAATTTTCATCAGTAGCTAAAAAATCACACACACAAAAAgcgaatttcattatttttttcattcatgtttaaattatgatttaaaaaaagCAATAATCTacgtatattttaattatatttaatgatTTAAATCTTTAggttaattacataaaataaaaatctactattttattaaatataaacatgTAAAATTACGTCTAATAGCATTGTTGATACGTTGATAAGGATAAGttaattttagttattatatctaattttatttttttcaaaaaaaaataattttatatttaagtaaTATTATCTACTTTACCTTCAAAGATTTATCCAAAGTTTTAAAGTatatagttaattatttttaattatttagttaaatttcTAATCTATTGGTTCAAATCTCTATCACAAAACATATTAGAATTTATCTTCccttttgaatttaattaattttaaaaaacccgattgagtcttaacttgattaacatgagtattgttgtcaatgtaggaggatataagtttgagtggactgaagttcattatcctcctatttatgggttggggaggggaTATAGGTAGTTTTAAGCAATGTATCAAAACGAATAtaatcagaacttataatgaaattgttgaaagaaaaactaaatttaaaaaattcctaATGAATTTTGAATTCTTTCTCAAAATAAAGattgattatattttttattattatttagaatttgataaataatttgaaaatctTATTATcctacatatttaaaaaaataaatttaatttctagattagaaattaattttaaacataAGCTTATAAACAACCATTCCTCCTTCAATTTGTTtgagctttttattttattttagggtaaactatcaaaatagtcatttttgtttctcttagattacattttagttacttatgtttggaATGTTACGTTTAAGTCACTTACGTtaacatgttgtaacattttagtcactgagccgttaatcgTCGTTAACaatgtaacggtaagctgacgtgacacgttaaatcatcatttcaaacaaaaattttaggttaaatcatacaattggtccccaaatttttcttttgttttaagcactttttttcttttatattcttttaactttcccttcttcttttttttttcattctcttctgtttctccctctatttttctcccttctccatctcttttaacgtaaaagaaaaaaaattaaatttctcaaaacgaaaaaatatagggaccaattgtataatttaacctaaaattttcgtttgaaatcatgatttaacgtgccacatcaggTTACTGTTACACAGTTAATGACAATTAacactcagtgactaaaatgttacaagacaataacataagtgaccaaaacgtaatattccaaatataagtgactaaaatgtaacctgaaggaaacaaaagtgactattttgatagtttattctttattttattttgaatttatgattcgatatattatttttccttgcttgaacttttattttttaatgcatCTAGGACTAAAGTATGATTTAGAGATTAAAATTGGCTACTTCTAAATCATTTGAACGGTGAGGATTAGTGTTGGAAATGAATGGGTGAAAAAAATAATAGATTGGATGTTAAACCCTAATCATCGGGATGAACAGTTGAAGAATACATTAATTGTCGGATGTTCATCGGGGACATGAACTTCGGGCCTCCGTCCATCATGTGGCTCGCTACGATCACATTACTGGTTTCTGTCAAATGGAATGCATCCCAAAATACATATTTGGTTCGA from the Gossypium hirsutum isolate 1008001.06 chromosome D09, Gossypium_hirsutum_v2.1, whole genome shotgun sequence genome contains:
- the LOC121221052 gene encoding putative ubiquitin-conjugating enzyme E2 38; translation: MALGHEQVGVNKFKQFDCVVDYSDHYYYHQSKPNQKSNSHGTMMINNRNTMKRIMKEWEILEKNLPPSIFIRVYEGRIDLLRAAIIGASKTPYHNGLFFFDLQFPSDYPNNPPKVYYRSFGLRLNPNLYNSGYVCLSLLNTWGGKGTERWCPDESTILQVLLSLQGLVLNEKPYYNEPGIKPAWSWESYNADVFALSCKTMLYLMKKPARNFECFIAAHFRDHASVILKACVAYRNGRVRIGLFDGDAPVGSKKKKVNVSKKFKDSMNELYPELYKAFNRIGASLKNLPEKLEDDGDGKPANGIIGKLKRFWEAMTA